A stretch of Ipomoea triloba cultivar NCNSP0323 chromosome 11, ASM357664v1 DNA encodes these proteins:
- the LOC115997171 gene encoding 17.8 kDa class I heat shock protein-like, with protein sequence MSLIPSIFGARRSNIFDPFSLDLWDPFQGFPFSSAVANAPGGSAGETSAFANARIDWKETPEAHVFKADLPGLKKEEVKVEVEEGRVLQISGERSREQEEKNDKWHRVERSSGKFLRRFRLPENAKMDEVKASMENGVLTVTVPKMEVKKPEIKAIDISA encoded by the coding sequence ATGTCTTTGATTCCAAGCATCTTTGGAGCTCGCCGAAGCAACATCTTCGATCCCTTCTCTCTAGACCTGTGGGATCCTTTCCAAGGGTTCCCGTTTTCCAGCGCCGTCGCCAATGCCCCCGGCGGCTCGGCGGGGGAAACATCGGCCTTCGCCAACGCGCGTATTGACTGGAAGGAGACACCGGAGGCTCACGTATTCAAGGCGGATCTGCCGGGGCTGAAGAAGGAGGAGGTGAAGGTGGAAGTTGAGGAAGGGAGGGTTTTGCAGATCAGCGGAGAGAGGAGCAGAGAGCAGGAGGAAAAGAACGACAAATGGCACCGTGTGGAGCGGAGCAGCGGTAAGTTCCTGAGGAGGTTCCGGCTGCCGGAGAATGCGAAGATGGATGAGGTGAAAGCTTCGATGGAGAATGGAGTGCTCACTGTCACTGTTCCCAAAATGGAAGTTAAGAAACCTGAAATCAAAGCCATTGACATCTCTGCTTAA